In the Malassezia vespertilionis chromosome 1, complete sequence genome, one interval contains:
- a CDS encoding uncharacterized protein (COG:P; TransMembrane:11 (o210-227i239-259o265-287i643-668o688-708i720-749o784-804i848-865o910-927i939-957o969-987i); EggNog:ENOG503NV12), with protein MSCSHEHHGHTHDDGDHAKPGEGTQDLLYGSIDRSQVNALNELVTGSAAGIIKPYDARMDETCVLESDVDDELLITVPFAGSVKLRALLLRGGPAKKTPRAIHLYKNVESLGFDDASGGSPPATQKLESIPATSELVEIPLLAARFPDVQSVTLYIPGALGGEQGEPDPRTRISFLGFRGEPLAKQRGGPQQIVYEAAPSVADHTKRVHLLYFTVVILIASGIFYGSSSKGNHIDYVDCLFLTTSAMTVTGLVTLPISQTSLGQQIILFILMVIGNLVLNSLVIVLLRRHFFSRKFRSLMAQNASARQHMLDVEQQVQREHHQDMEKVLRFFGKHEEDILPSEPKPKPGKNKKKKLTVGMVHRIDEPARQVNPTGHMTTMVADRVTDEAPVHETSAHTPQGTQGTAALHGILHNTETTDEYGVPVHSSREQRGVRIEEPNARSIAFEHGPSVRIDAPNDTTLARRLSDSAPRRRNLTFSRAQTMANVESEPQSCTASPLRDDDREMVRSQTMSALPLRARTLSFAMTDPEKEQALPDPRLALHRTMTKNMNKGLGGFPTPIELVLGLMEMVHVRRKLRVARTTTMASTNLSRMHAVETFDGEYVKPAPYLTFDARVSGNSHFHNLSAAQRQELGGVEYRALDVLAWLIPCYWLFWVALCLLIGTPYMASKSAQRFRDQIEGQERPPRSSSWFWVFNTVSAMTNLGMSLSDSSMAAGFQNAYLLLIPMMVLILVGNTAYPVMLRFVIWIASKLTRKASRTYETLQFLLDHPRRCFVYLFPRENTWFLFALLVAVNIGDWFFIMILDLSERKKAFSTGAWVLDALFQSIATRSAGFQTLDILSLSPAEQMLQVFLMYLAVFPLTMAVRSTNVYEEGSLGIYEPKTDAGSQTRGSDGDAVWGRFLSEQMRRQVAYDLWWIALAIWIVCIAEKSKLQDNETYPYISIFTVIYELVSAYGTVGISTGSPPRSASLSADFTVVSKLVVCAVMLRGRHRGLPGAIDRAILLPSEISAYDQTHDSLHRELDPVFTNAEAIVPLREAPLPSATAPMPDKRDAKDAPTGPHPHFCTSPEPTSPTLGPHPPSIHSL; from the exons ATGTCGTGTTCGCATGAGCATCACGGCCACACGCATGACGATGGCGACCATGCCAAGCCGGGCGAG GGCACGCAAGATTTGCTGTATGGATCGATTGACCGCAGCCAAGTGAACGCGCTCAACGAGCTGGTGACG GGGAGTGCAGCCGGCATTATCAAGCCGTACGATGCACGCATGGACGAGACGTGCGTGCTGGAGTCGGATGTagacgacgagctgctcatCACCGTGCCGTTTGCAGGGAGCGTGAagctgcgtgcactgctgctgcgtgGAGGACCGGCCAAAaaaacgccgcgcgctaTTCATCTATACAAAAATGTCGAGTCGCTTGGCTTTGACGACGCTTCGGGCGGATCGCCACCGGCGACGCAGAAACTCGAGTCGATTCCTGCAACGTccgagctcgtcgagattccgctgctcgcggcgcgctttcccGACGTACAGAGCGTCACGCTGTACATCCCCGGCGCTCTGGGCGGCGAGCAAGGCGAGCCCGATCCGCGCACACGGATCTCGTTCCTTGGCTtccgcggcgagccgctTGCTAAGCAGCGGGGCGGGCCGCAGCAGATTGTGTACGaggcggcgccgagcgttGCCGACCACACCAAG cgtgtgcattTGCTGTATTTCACCGTGGTCATCCTGATTGCATCCGGCATCTTTTATGGGTCTAGCAGCAAAGGCAATCACATCGACTATGTCGATTGCCTGTTCCTGACGACGTCTGCCATGACCGTGACGGGCCTTGTGACGCTGCCCATTAGCCAGACGTCTTTGGGTCAGCAAATCATTTTGTTCATCCTCATGGTGATCGGCAACCTTGTGTTGAATAGCCTCGTGATTGTGCTCCTGCGCAGGCACTTTTTCAGCCGGAAATTCCGCAGCCTCATGGCGCAGAATGCGTCAGCGCGGCAGCACATGCTCGACGTCGAGCAGCAagtccagcgcgagcaccACCAGGACATGGAAAAGGTGCTGCGTTTTTTCGGCAAGCACGAAGAGGATATTCTTCCTTCCGAGCCAAAACCCAAGCCCGGCAAGAACAAGAAGAAAAAGTTGACCGTGGGTATGGTCCACCGCATCGACGAgccggcgcggcaagtgAATCCGACCGGGCATATGACGACCATGGTCGCCGATCGTGTGACGGACGAAGCACCGGTGCACGAAACCTCAGCGCACACGCCCCAGGGTACTCAGggcaccgcggcgctccacGGCATCCTGCACAATACCGAAACTACAGACGAGTAcggcgtgcctgtgcacagttcgcgcgagcagcgcggcgtgcgcattgAGGAGCCCAATGCCCGTAGCATTGCGTTTGAGCACGGaccgagcgtgcgcatcgacgcgccCAACGACACGAcactggcgcgccgcttgtcggacagcgcgccgcgccgccgcaacCTCACATTTTCCCGGGCGCAGACCATGGCGAATGTCGAGAGCGAGCCGCAAAGCTGCACtgcgtcgccgctgcgcgacgacgaccGAGAGATGGTGCGCTCGCAGACCATGAGCGCGCTCCCACtccgcgcacgcacgctctCGTTTGCCATGACCGACCCCGAGAAGGAACAAGCGCTGCCGGACCCgcgacttgcgctgcaccgcaccATGACCAAGAACATGAACAAAGGCCTGGGTGGGTTTCCCACACCCATAGAGCTTGTGCTTGGGCTTATGGAAATGGTCCACGTCCGCCGCAAACTTCGCGTCGCACGCACCACGACGATGGCATCCACAAATCTCAGCCGGATGCATGCGGTGGAGACGTTTGACGGCGAGTATGTCAAGCCAGCACCGTACCTCACATttgacgcgcgcgtctcggGCAACTCCCATTTCCACAAcctcagcgccgcgcagcggcaagagctcggcggcgttgagtaccgtgcgctggatgtgCTTGCGTGGCTCATTCCCTGCTACTGGCTCTTTTGGGTCGCGCTTTGTCTCTTGATCGGCACGCCGTACATGGCGAGCAAgtccgcgcagcgcttccgcgACCAGATTGAGGGGCAAGAGCGCCCGCCCCGCAGCTCCTCGTGGTTCTGGGTCTTCAATACCGTGTCGGCAATGACGAATTTGGGCATGTCGCTTTCGGATAGCAGTATGGCAGCGGGGTTCCAGAATGCGTACCTGCTCCTGATTCCCATGATGGTGCTCATCCTTGTGGGAAACACCGCGTACCCCGTCATGCTCCGCTTTGTGATTTGGATTGCGTCCAAGTTGACGAGAAaggcgtcgcgcacgtacgAAACGCTCCAATTCTTGCTCGACCATCCCCGCCGCTGCTTTGTCTACCTTTTCCCTCGGGAAAATACGTGGTtcctctttgcgctgctggtcgCGGTCAATATCGGCGACTGGTTCTTCATCATGATCCTCGACCTGAGCGAACGCAAAAAGGCTTTTTCCACCGGCGCCTGGGTCCTGGACGCCCTCTTCCAGTCGATTGCCACTCGCTCTGCTGGATTCCAGACGCTGGACATCTTGAGTCTGTCGCCCGCAGAGCAGATGCTGCAGGTCTTCCTCATGTACCTTGCCGTATTCCCGCTCACCATGGCAGTCCGCTCGACCAACGTGTACGAAGAAGGCAGCTTGGGCATTTACGAGCCCAAAACAGACGCCGGCAGCCAGACGCGCGGCAGCGATGGCGACGCTGTCTGGGGACGCTTTCTGTCAGAGCAGATGCGGCGCCAGGTCGCATACGATCTCTGGTGGATTGCGCTGGCCATTTGGATCGTGTGCATTGCCGAGAAGAGCAAACTGCAAGATAACGAGACCTATCCCTACATTTCTATATTTACCGTCATCTACGAGCTTGTCTCGGCATACGGTACGGTCGGGATAAGCACAGggtcgccgccgcgctctgcctCGCTCTCTGCCGACTTTACCGTCGTTTCCAAGCTGGTCGTATGCGCCGTCATGCTCCGTGGACGCCATCGCGGCCTTCCCGGCGCAATCGACCGCGCCATTTTGCTCCCGAGCGAAATCTCAGCCTACGACCAGACACACGACTCTTTGCACCGCGAACTCGACCCCGTGTTTACGAATGCAGAGGCGATTGTGCCGCTCCGagaggcgccgctgccaagcgcgactGCACCCATGCccgacaagcgcgacgccaaGGATGCACCGACTGGCCCCCACCCACATTTTTGTACATCCCCCGAACCCACCTCCCCTACGCTCGGCCCGCACCCGCCCTCCATCCATTCGCTGTAG
- the GDT1 gene encoding GCR1-dependent translation factor 1 (EggNog:ENOG503NV4V; COG:S; TransMembrane:4 (i80-106o112-129i199-218o238-261i)) — MTSLLATPIVRPPIVSVAVPLANGTASESVFADALLRSAHLTRADIAGLVKSFSITAVSELGDKTFLISAILATRHSLMLVFWGSWLAMICMSTLSSLMGAILPALLSHQHALFLSGMLFLGFGGLMLWQGMHMSGDEISEEWKEAQEEIRVDEEEHELDALEAGMPDEARSTLQRASTALHSAPRTSMITFLRQGIRNLFDLCVSPVFSQAFLLSFLGEWGDKSQITTMALATTHRVTVVAIGTSLAHLLCIVIAVTIAAST; from the exons ATGACGAGTCTGCTAGCGACGCCCATTGTACGGCCGCCGATTGTGTCCGTAGCGGTCCCTTTGGCGAATGGCACAGCATCTGAGAGTGTATTTGCCGACGcactgctgcgcagcgcacatcTCACGCGCGCTGACATTGCAGGCCTGGTCAAAAGTTTTTCCATCACCGCCGTCTCGGAACTGGGCGACAAGACGTTTCTCATCAGCGCGATTCTCGCGACGCGACACTCGCTCATGCTTGTCTTTTGGGGAAGCTGGCTGGCTATGATTTGCATGTCGACACTATCGAGTCTTATGGGCGCGATTCTTCCCGCACTGCTCTCTCACCAGCACGCCCTCTTCCTGTCTGGCATGCTCTTTTTGGGCTTCGGGGGGCTCATGCTGTGGCAGGGCATGCACATGTCCGGCGACGAAATCAGCGAGGAATGGAAAGAGGCACAGGAAGAGATCCGggtcgacgaggaggagcacGAGCTCGATGCACTCGAGGCAGGGATGCccgacgaagcgcgctccacgctgcagcgcgcgagtACGGCACTAcacagtgcgccgcgcacgtccaTGATCACGTTCCTGCGCCAAGGCATCCGGAATCTATTTGATTTGTGTGTAAGTCCTGTATTCAGCCAGGCATTTCTCCTCTCGTTCTTGGGCGAGTGGGGCGATAAGAGCCAAATCAccaccatggcgctcgcCACGACGCAT CGCGTCACCGTCGTCGCCATCGGCACCAGTCTCGCACACCTGCTGTGCATTGTCATTGCCGTCACGATCG CGGCAAGCACA TGA
- a CDS encoding uncharacterized protein (TransMembrane:1 (n4-15c20/21o660-678i); SECRETED:SignalP(1-20); COG:S; EggNog:ENOG503NUAE), with product MARWFWWCVALYAATHAVCGAGDVKVTEKVRDIAPRIAVPPVPILPPPLSCVSPWATEARAENRALVPGGQLGAALVQDLLVCELPVTTPWTEGMHVVRTKDGQKRVYALLGAVVVPEQAKIGPEQSRIAGAVETLPQDAQPADQAHDTLLSFAEWKEIQLQNERQRSKSKQRDKARDRSTRSDAVPVSASTAATTITASATASTTMPQKKEPSAQPSAPFAPSVAHAVEEVQAQLAEAPPAAPVLAEENTSETLAKLKHRWNYASLDCAAVVHQANPSAKFASTILSEKKDRYMLSPCGPDQFVIVELCQHIRIDTIVLANLEFFSSIFKIFSVRASTSLHAPDAEWRSLGLFRARNVRGPQVFTLDKVSPSYYRYLRIDFLEHYGSEYYCPVSLLRVYGRNEREDADDEDADEQADEEEVDVESELHVLPQQPSGMDIAFVRGRMLVCPPGISTVWPCECAWEGALDVAPVRTPPTSTDSVPPPKPTKTPVKGEKTLLHSASLTPLANTTLSDIQTQAANRTSTTIPASPRVTTKSAEPKAQEKGGGESIYRTITKRLSALEANTSLSMEYLQLSSQVLRDKLTLLEQSQESRVAQLLTLLNESNYRQLETFQKEQRASLHHTHLNYEMHQQRADFERRALMTRIQQLSDALQYERRWGFAQLLLLLTTLLIFAFTRTSALSTASGHRARADWAPPRFAAHPSSPVHATSPFEDDVPTVETEHIQTAARNDARSMPLSRDLTNIHRPIPLRTRRASAFTTPSPARAKRMYRTRPRIAPQTMPRLAAPAPTPQFLAPDTHPAHSRSSSFAASSEWSEGGDYEL from the coding sequence atggcgcgctggttTTGGTGGTGCGTAGCGCTGTACGCGGCCACGCATGCCGTGTGTGGTGCGGGGGATGTAAAGGTGACGGAAAAGGTACGCGATatagcgccgcgcatcgccgtgCCGCCCGTGCCGATTTTGCCCCCCCCACTCTCGTGCGTCTCGCCGTGGGCGaccgaagcgcgcgccgagaaccgtgcgcttgtgcctGGCGGccagcttggcgcagcgcttgtaCAAGACCTACTGGTGTGCGAACTGCCCGTGACCACACCGTGGACTGAAGGCATGCACGTAGTGCGGACCAAGGACGGCCAAAAACGCGTATATGcactgctcggcgccgtcgtcgtccCCGAGCAGGCAAAAATTGGGCCGGAGCAGTCGCGTATTGCGGGGGCGGTCGAGACACTACCGCAGGATGCACAGCCCGCGGATCAAGCGCACGATACGCTACTGAGCTTTGCGGAGTGGAAGGAAATCCAGCTGCAAAACGAGCGGCAGCGTTCGAAatccaagcagcgcgacaaggcgcgcgatcGCAGCACTCGCAGCGATGCCGTGCCGGTGTCTGCATCGACAGCAGCGACGACGATTACTGCCAGTGCCACAGCTTCCACGACAATGCCGCAAAAAAAAGAGCCGAGCGCGCAGCCGTccgcgccgtttgcgccgagTGTAGCGCATGCGGTCGAAGAAGTGCAGGCGCAACTTGCAGAAGCTccgcccgccgcgcccgtGCTTGCCGAAGAGAATACGAGCGAGACGCTGGCCAAGCTCAAGCACCGCTGGAACTATGCGTCTCTcgactgcgccgccgttgTCCACCAAGCGAATCCGTCGGCCAAGTTTGCCTCGACGATCTTGAGCGAAAAAAAAGACAGGTACATGCTTTCTCCATGCGGACCCGACCAGTTTGTCATTGTCGAGTTGTGCCAGCACATCCGCATCGACACCATCGTCCTTGCCAACTTGGAGTTTTTCAGCAGCATCTTCAAAATATTTtccgtgcgcgcatccacGAGTTTACACGCCCCAGACGCCGAATGGCGCTCACTTGGCCTGTTTCGTGCGCGGAATGTGCGCGGGCCGCAGGTGTTTACGCTCGATAAGGTATCCCCGAGCTACTACCGCTACCTGCGCATCGATTTCCTCGAGCACTATGGCTCCGAGTACTACTGCCCGGTCAgcctgctgcgcgtgtATGGGCGCAATGAGCGCGAGGATGCGGACGATGAGGATGCAGACGAGCAGgccgacgaggaagaggtgGACGTGGAAAGTGAGCTGCATGTGCTGCCACAGCAGCCAAGCGGAATGGACAttgcgtttgtgcgcggcCGCATGCTGGTATGTCCGCCTGGCATTAGCACCGTGTGGCCGTGCGAGTGTGCGTGGGAAGGTGCGCTGGATgttgcgcctgtgcgcacgccgccgacgtCCACCGACTCCGTTCCGCCGCCCAAGCCCACGAAAACGCCTGTGAAGGGCGAAAAGACGCtgttgcacagcgcgagtTTGACGCCTTTGGCCAACACAACCCTGTCCGACATCCAGACTCAAGCGGCGAACCGCACAAGTACGACCATCCCTGCAAGCCCTCGCGTCACGACCAAGTCTGCCGAGCCCAAAGCGCAGGAAAAAGGCGGCGGGGAGTCGATTTACCGGACCATCACCAAACGCCTCTCTGCCCTCGAGGCCAATACCAGCTTAAGCATGGAGTATCTACAGCTCAGCAGccaagtgctgcgcgacaaaCTTACGCTCCTGGAGCAGTCGCAGGAATCGAGGGTCGCACAGCTCCTCACGCTGCTCAACGAGAGCAACTACAGGCAGCTCGAGACGTTCCAgaaagagcagcgcgcctcgctgcacCACACGCACCTCAACTACGAAATGCACCaacagcgcgcggattttgagcgccgcgcgctcatGACGCGGATCCAGCAGCTCAGCGACGCGTTGCAGtacgagcggcgctggggCTTTGCCCAGCTTCTTCTTTTGCTCACGACTTTGTTGATTTTCGCATTTACACGTACTTCTGCGCTTTCTACTGCCTCGgggcatcgcgcgcgtgcagacTGGGCACCACCGCgttttgcggcgcacccaTCAAGCCCTGTGCATGCCACCTCGCCGTTCGAAGACGATGTGCCCACCGTCGAGACGGAGCATATACAAAcggctgcgcgcaacgacgcACGCTCTATGCCTCTTTCCCGCGACCTCACCAATATCCACCGGCCCATTCCGCTCcgcactcggcgcgcaagtgcgttTACCACACCTTCGCccgcacgcgccaagcgaATGTATCGCACGCGCCCACGGATCGCGCCACAGACCAtgccgcgcctcgccgcgccggcgcctACGCCGCAATTTTTGGCGCCCGATACCCACCCCGCGCATTCGCGCTCCTCATCTTTTGCTGCGTCTTCCGAATGGAGCGAGGGCGGGGACTATGAGTTGTGA
- a CDS encoding glucan 1,3-beta-glucosidase (EggNog:ENOG503NV8Y; COG:G; CAZy:GH5; SECRETED:SignalP(1-21)), translated as MHAKSVFAAVFLSALAVAASAGNADGVATAHDHADTRHSVRAVPHKRREERVAALQKRADALFTRDEPKLRFAYGQEKVRGVSVGGWLVIESFIVPSFYENTGDNRVIDEWSYGKHVDHDQAQRAYREHIDNFITEDDFAEIASYNLNHVRVPFPYWGIKTYNGDPYVKANQYDKLKEAATWAKKHGLSMIIELHTVPGGANPYDHGGHTDHSNWLGNEDDYGRTLEILETLASEFSKSKYSAVTGISLVNEPNGDPNEIYDFYKRGYRAVRNPDGGETNLMVIAGDAFKNPATDNFWNGKFPHGKYQNVMMDTHVYRLFDPTSIAMHQDERIGYYCGLKGGFRNANQNLYSLVGEWSPAFTDCAPELNGRFKGARYDGSFPGSTRRGSCKNRSGNANTFSNDFKKNLKKNFEAQADAYEGGVGWIMWTWKVAHHNADEWSYKAGVKNGWIPRDPTNRDFSC; from the coding sequence ATGCACGCGAAATCTGTTTTTGCTGCCGTGTTTCTGAGTGCACTTGCTGTCGCTGCCTCTGCTGGCAACGCTGACGGTGTTGCCACTGCACATGACCATGCGGATACGAGGCACAGTGttcgcgccgtgccgcacaagcgccgtgAAGAACGcgttgccgcgctgcagaagcgcgccgacgcgtTGTTTACGCGTGATGAGCCCAAGCTCCGTTTTGCCTATGGTCAGGAGAAGGTGCGTGGCGTTAGCGTTGGTGGCTGGCTCGTTATTGAGAGCTTTATCGTGCCCTCGTTTTACGAAAACACGGGCGATAATCGCGTCATAGACGAGTGGTCCTACGGCAAGCACGTCGACCACGaccaggcgcagcgcgcctaCCGCGAGCACATTGACAACTTTATTACTGAGGATGACTTTGCCGAGATTGCCTCGTACAATTTGAACCACGTCCGTGTGCCTTTCCCCTACTGGGGCATCAAGACCTACAACGGCGACCCCTACGTCAAGGCGAACCAGTACGACAAGCTTAAGGAGGCTGCTACCTGGGCCAAGAAGCATGGCCTCAGCATGATTATTGAGCTGCACACTGTCCCTGGCGGCGCCAACCCCTACGACCACGGCGGCCACACGGACCATTCCAACTGGCTTGGAAACGAAGATGACTATGGGCGCACGCTCGAAATCCTCGAAACTCTTGCCAGTGAGTTTAGCAAGAGCAAGTACAGCGCTGTCACGGGCATCTCGTTGGTGAACGAGCCCAACGGCGACCCCAACGAGATTTACGACTTTTACAAACGCGGCtaccgcgccgtgcgcaaccCCGATGGTGGTGAAACGAATCTTATGGTCATCGCTGGCGATGCTTTCAAGAACCCCGCCACAGACAACTTCTGGAACGGCAAGTTTCCCCACGGCAAGTACCAAAACGTGATGATGGACACCCACGTTTACCGCCTCTTTGACCCCACCTCGATCGCCATGCACCAGGACGAACGCATTGGCTACTACTGCGGCCTCAAGGGCGGCTTCCGCAATGCCAACCAGAACCTCTACTCGCTCGTCGGCGAGTGGTCGCCCGCCTTCACCGACTGCGCGCCGGAGCTCAACGGCCGCTTCAAGGGTGCTCGTTACGACGGCTCCTTCCCGGGCTCCACCCGCCGTGGCTCTTGCAAGAACCGCTCGGGCAACGCCAACACGTTTAGCAACGACTTCAAAAAGAACCTCAAAAAGAACTTTGAGGCGCAGGCGGACGCGTACGAAGGCGGCGTCGGTTGGATTATGTGGACGTGGAAGGTTGCACACCACAATGCCGACGAATGGAGCTACAAGGCGGGTGTCAAGAACGGCTGGATCCCACGCGACCCCACCAACCGCGACTTCTCCTGTTAA